In the Sandaracinus amylolyticus genome, GCGGGGCGTGGGTCGCGCGGTCGCGGAGCTGCTCGGTGCGACGCCGCGCGTGAAGCGCGTCGAGCGTCAGCCTTCTTCGATCGAGCGGCGGTGATCGGCCGAGTACCCCGCGTAGAGCGCGGCGGACTCGGTGATTCGCGCGCGCTCTTCGTCGGTCAGATCGCGCACCGGCTTCGCAGGGCGGCCCATCGCGAGCACGCCGGGCGGGATCTTCGTGCGCGCCGTGACGAGCGAGCCCGCACCGAGCACGACCCAGTCGCCGATCTCCGCGGTGTCGAGGACGATCGAGCCCATCCCCACGAGCACGTCGCTGCCGACGATGCAGCCGTGGAGGATCACCGAGTGACCGACGGTGCAGCGATCGCCGACGATGGTCTCGCTCCACCCGCCGGTCGCGTGCACGACCGAGTTGTCCTGGATCGACGTCTGCTCGCCGATGCGGATCGGCGCGACGTCGCCGCGCAGCACCGCGCCGTACCAGATCGACGAGCCCGCGCCGATCGTCACGTCGCCGATCAGGCTCGCGGTGGGCGCGACGAACGAGGTCTCGTGCGCGCGCGGACGCACGCCTCGATACGGGAAGAGGGGCCCTCGGTCGCTCATGCGCTCTCCTCGGCGGGCTGGGACGTGCGGAACGACGACACCACGAGCCGCGCGGTCGAGCCGACGATCGCGCCCACGACGTCGGCGAGCAGATCGATCGCGTCGGTGGCGCGGCCCGGGACGAACGCTTGGTGGATCTCGTCGAGCACGCCCCACCCGCACGTCACGAGCACCGCGACCGCGGCGACGCGCGCGCGGGTGCGATCGGGCCAGGTCC is a window encoding:
- a CDS encoding gamma carbonic anhydrase family protein — protein: MSDRGPLFPYRGVRPRAHETSFVAPTASLIGDVTIGAGSSIWYGAVLRGDVAPIRIGEQTSIQDNSVVHATGGWSETIVGDRCTVGHSVILHGCIVGSDVLVGMGSIVLDTAEIGDWVVLGAGSLVTARTKIPPGVLAMGRPAKPVRDLTDEERARITESAALYAGYSADHRRSIEEG
- a CDS encoding VanZ family protein, with the protein product MSVTPTRIALAWLPAVLYMALIWALSSIALPELPIDHLPLRDKGVHMIEYAVLAFLVAHASLRTWPDRTRARVAAVAVLVTCGWGVLDEIHQAFVPGRATDAIDLLADVVGAIVGSTARLVVSSFRTSQPAEESA